The window GACGACATGCCCACCTTCAGCGCGCAGCGCCGCGACGGCCAGGCGTTCCCGGCGAAGGTCTCGCCGACCTACATCGAGACCAGCGCCGGGCCGTCGCTGTGCCTGATCGTGCGCGACCTCAGCGACGCGCACACGCCGTTCGATCCGGTCACCGGGCTGCCCAACCGCGAGAAATTCCGCGACTCGCTGGTCGCCGCACTACAGCCGCCGGGCGGCCGGCTCGCCCTGCTGCTGCTCGACCTCGATCACTTCAAGGAGATCAACGACACGCTCGGCCACGAGACCGGCGACCGCCTGCTGGCCCACACCGCCGAACGGGTGCGCGAATTCGCAGGCCCGCACGGCGCGCTGGCGCGGCTGGGCGGCGACGAATTCGCGCTGATCCTGCCCGGGCTGGACGGCCTGCACGCCGCCGAGCGCACCGCGCAGCGGCTAGTGGAGAAGCTGAGCGTGCCGTTCGACATCGACGGCAAGCCGCTCTACCTCACCGCCAGCGCCGGCATCGCCACCTGCCCCGACGACGCGCTCACCGCCCCCGACCTGCTGAAGTACGCGGAGCAGGCGATGTACGCCGCCAAGTCCGGCGGGCGCAACCGCGTGGTCCGCTTCTCGCCGGAGATGCAGGACGGCGCGCAGAAGCGCCGCGCGCTGAGCGATGACCTGCACGGCGCGCTGCAGCGCGGCGAGTTCTCGCTGCACTACCAGCCGATCATCGATTTCGCCGACGGCCGCGCGACCAAGGCCGAGGCGCTGCTGCGCTGGCGGCACCCGCAGCGCGGCGCAATCCCGCCGCTGGACTTCATCCCGCTGCTGGAGGAAACCGGCCTGATCCACGAAGTCGGCGAATGGGTCTTCGACGAAGCCGCCGCGCAGGCCGAACGCCTCGCGCGGCGGCTCGGCCGCACCGTCCAGATCAGCGTCAACATGAGCGCCGTGCAGTTCGCCGCGCACGGCGCCGGCGCGATCGACTGGGGCGCGAAGCTGGCCGCTTTGCCGCCGCCGGACGGCCGCCTCGGCATCGAGATCACCGAGAGCGTGCTGATCGAGGATCAGCAGCGGGTGAAGGACTGCCTGCTCGACTTCCGCCGCCACGGCATCGCCGTGTCCATCGACGACTTCGGCACCGGCTTCTCGTCGCTGTCCTACCTCAAAACCTTCAGCATCGACTTCCTGAAGATCGACGCGTCCTTCACCCGCGGCGTCGCCAACGACGAGAACGACCACGCGCTGACCGAGGCGATCATCGTGATGGCGCACAAGCTCGGCTTCCGCACCGTCGCCGAAGGCGTCGAAACCGCCCAGCAGGCGGACATCCTCCAGCGCATGGGCTGCGACTTCGCGCAGGGCTACCTGTTCTCGCGCCCGCTGCCGGCGGACGAATTCGAGGCATACCTGCTGGCCAGCGACGGATAGCGGCGCGGCGCTCAGGCCGGGCGAGCGAAGCGTCCCTCGCGCAGGAAGTGCGCCGCCTGCGCCGCCGCTTCCGCCGAGAACACCAGGCCGGTATGGCTGCAATGCACGACGCAATGGTCGGCGAGGCCCGGCAGGCGGGTTTCCGCCACCGCCACGGTGCCGTCGGAGGCGTCGTCGAAGCGGGCGAACAACTGCCCCATGCCCTGCGCCACGTCGCCCGCGACCACGCCCAGCGCCGCCGTTCCGTCCCAATGCACCAGTCCGGCCTGCAACAGCGCGGCGCTGCGTCCCAGCAGCGGCCGCGTCCATCCGCGCGCGGCCAGATGGCGCGCGATCCGGCTGCCGCGCAGCGGCGAGCCCAGGCAGACCGCCCGCGACACCGCCGCATCCGGCGCCCGCCGCAGCGCTTCCAGCGCGATCAATCCGCCCAGGCTGTGCCCGATCACGCCATGGACCGGCGCGGCCCGCAGGCGCTCGACCAGCGCCGGAATTGCCCGCTCCGGGCCGCCGAACACGCTGGCATAGCCGAACGGCTCCGGCTCGAAGCCCTCGCTCCGCAGCCGCGCGGCCAGTGGCCGCAGCCACCAGCGGGCGTTGTGCAGGCCGTGGACGAGGAGCAGGCGGCGGGTCATGGGCGGGCGATCGGCGGGGCGGTTCCAGGAAACCTATGGCCGCCGACGCCGCTCGGCAAGCCGCCGCTGGCGCGGCTTACGGCTGCGCGGGCCGCCGGTACATGAACTCGCGGTCGCGCTGCTCGCCGACGACGAAGGCGTATTCGCCGGCGAAGTCGAAGCCGTAGCGGGCGTAGAAGCGCTGCGCGCCGAGGTTCTCCGACCACACCGACAGCCACAGCGTGCGCGG is drawn from Thermomonas brevis and contains these coding sequences:
- a CDS encoding putative bifunctional diguanylate cyclase/phosphodiesterase, yielding MNANADPHWKILVVEDEALLAEEVRDRLQCLGHEVVGVADNGADAIDIARRTRPDLILMDIRIKGDLNGIETADLIHGELGVPVVFSTAHSDRDTLQQAQIAGQFGYLIKPWREQDLVMAIRLAMHRHQTETAARRHRDSSLHSLLETGIHPVILCNAQGRICAVNSSAESVFGYPREMLAGQPFELLLSEQERGAWHVLREQAFARHAAHATDDMPTFSAQRRDGQAFPAKVSPTYIETSAGPSLCLIVRDLSDAHTPFDPVTGLPNREKFRDSLVAALQPPGGRLALLLLDLDHFKEINDTLGHETGDRLLAHTAERVREFAGPHGALARLGGDEFALILPGLDGLHAAERTAQRLVEKLSVPFDIDGKPLYLTASAGIATCPDDALTAPDLLKYAEQAMYAAKSGGRNRVVRFSPEMQDGAQKRRALSDDLHGALQRGEFSLHYQPIIDFADGRATKAEALLRWRHPQRGAIPPLDFIPLLEETGLIHEVGEWVFDEAAAQAERLARRLGRTVQISVNMSAVQFAAHGAGAIDWGAKLAALPPPDGRLGIEITESVLIEDQQRVKDCLLDFRRHGIAVSIDDFGTGFSSLSYLKTFSIDFLKIDASFTRGVANDENDHALTEAIIVMAHKLGFRTVAEGVETAQQADILQRMGCDFAQGYLFSRPLPADEFEAYLLASDG
- a CDS encoding esterase/lipase family protein, with product MTRRLLLVHGLHNARWWLRPLAARLRSEGFEPEPFGYASVFGGPERAIPALVERLRAAPVHGVIGHSLGGLIALEALRRAPDAAVSRAVCLGSPLRGSRIARHLAARGWTRPLLGRSAALLQAGLVHWDGTAALGVVAGDVAQGMGQLFARFDDASDGTVAVAETRLPGLADHCVVHCSHTGLVFSAEAAAQAAHFLREGRFARPA